A single region of the Amphiura filiformis chromosome 7, Afil_fr2py, whole genome shotgun sequence genome encodes:
- the LOC140157472 gene encoding uncharacterized protein: MDTSNNPVFGKVSTVGNIVQFTCGLQGRYISVHVSNVNDNHLTICELKAYDGDCPVTNITNIRLQDSPRETPNTGRLQVFSNNQWHDVCSDGDDELGNQDWRIKEAIVACRQLGYPGTAMITKGQFANQTAGPVIANMYCDGDEETLDDCRCTEGKESCGHGNHVNIICTAPGYQGCFQNVSPEDGMSHDQMTVGKCLQFCRNITNPVMEFAGLKSRTICLCGDENATYEGQVSDSECNLPCGGNDYEICGSEEWVSVYNLSLGLCEEPRIPFGRPLESDYSFGKWVTFECDTNHELLGSAKLQCVLGNTPNDCKWNEDFPSCQVIPPATTKETPPSTTKETRTTSPSGKTPQPQKGLSTGTIIGAAVGSLVLILIMIFLVVFLLKLRKKRADNQSKPTPSTTTNQFNRSYDLTVSGVTSNQPSNDTIKQPVYANSNQENQSAGAIYHDFPESSTDDDPGAIYYSPVGPTATGNNNVSVIYAKPQKKRTNVDTAEDGSLYYATSDTKESVGWEENAAYDSFAGDDGNVERERNTYDNKNGGDDAEGWEDNMLYGVGDRQGENTTEWMDNDIYAGSDDE, from the exons ATGGACACAAGCAATAATCCggtgtttggaaaagtttctacTGTTGGAAACATTGTGCAATTTACATGTGGTCTTCAAGGACGTTATATCAGCGTACATGTATCGAATGTGAATGATAATCATTTAACCATTTGTGAGTTAAAAGCATATGATGGGGATTGCCCGGTTACAA ATATTACCAACATCAGATTACAAGACTCTCCACGTGAGACACCTAATACTGGAAGACTGCAGGTGTTTTCCAATAACCAATGGCATGACGTCTGCTCCGATGGGGACGATGAGTTAGGCAACCAAGATTGGCGTATCAAAGAAGCCATTGTAGCATGTAGACAATTGGGATATCCAGGGACAGCAATGATAACTAAAGGACAATTTGCGAATCAGACAGCAGGACCAGTGATAGCCAATATGTACTGTGATGGAG ATGAAGAAACGCTGGACGACTGCAGATGTACCGAGGGAAAAGAAAGTTGTGGCCATGGTAATCACGTTAATATAATATGCACAG CACCTGGGTATCAAGGGTGTTTCCAGAATGTGTCACCGGAAGATGGAATGTCACATGATCAGATGACGGTTGGAAAATGTCTTCAATTCTGTCGAAATATCACTAATCCTGTAATGGAATTTGCTGGTCTAAAATCTAGAACAATATGCCTTTGTGGTGATGAAAATGCAACTTATGAAGGACAAGTTAGTGACAGCGAATGTAATCTCCCATGTGGTGGAAATGATTATGAAATATGCGGCAGCGAGGAATGGGTGTCTGTTTATAATT TGTCTCTAGGACTTTGTGAAGAGCCACGAATACCGTTTGGAAGACCGCTCGAAAGTGATTATTCTTTTGGAAAGTGGGTTACATTTGAATGCGATACAAACCATGAACTACTTGGAAGCGCCAAATTACAATGTGTGTTAGGGAATACACCAAATGATTGCAAATGGAATGAGGACTTCCCATCATGTCAAG TGATACCACCTGCTACTACCAAGGAGACACCACCTTCTACTACCAAGGAGACACGCACAACGTCACCCAGTGGCAAAACTCCGCAACCTCAAAAAGGTTTATCAACAG GGACGATAATCGGAGCGGCTGTTGGATCATTAGTGCTTATATTAATCATGATATTTCTGGTTGTGTTTCTTCTAAAGCTAAG GAAAAAACGTGccgataatcaatcaaaaccgaCACCCAGTACAACTACCAATCAATTCAATAGGTCATATGACTTGACAGTTTCCGGTGTCACGTCTAATCAACCATCCAATGATACCATCAAACAACCTGTGTATGCTAACTCTAACCAAGAGAACCAATCTGCAGGTGCGATATATCATGATTTCCCAGAATCATCTACCGATGACGACCCAGGTGCGATTTATTACTCCCCTGTTGGTCCAACCGCTACTGGCAACAACAACGTATCAGTCATTTATGCTAAGCCGCAGAAGAAACGTACAAACGTGGATACAGCAGAAGACGGGAGTCTGTACTACGCTACTTCAGATACAAAAGAAAGCGTGGGTTGGGAGGAGAATGCTGCGTATGATAGTTTTGCAGGCGATGACGGCAATGTTGAACGGGAAAGAAATACATACGATAATAAAAATGGCGGCGATGATGCAGAAGGGTGGGAAGATAATATGTTGTATGGTGTAGGGGATAGACAGGGTGAGAACACTACTGAATGGATGGATAACGATATCTATGCCGGTTCCGATGACGAATGA